From Rudanella lutea DSM 19387, a single genomic window includes:
- a CDS encoding helix-turn-helix domain-containing protein, whose amino-acid sequence MGAITSFTSVSGLGALLRLGLILWLTGSGSWTLAQVRVEVVAYPPIPDSVQRLFMACDFNNWTPGDPRFELRRQPNGHYVLNLPQTPPRFEYKFTRGYWALAEGTATGGNRPNRTYNVATAELPGRIVAQIAGWEATPTYQFIITDIPPNTPHDAALYISGNFNNWNSGDELFRLRRHIDGSYRVTVATDLDRIEYKFTRGTWPSVEGTGSGRARPNRVLFRSSQNTSEPIRLQIASWEDLSGSFNFFSIYDLLLLFSAFQSVLLIIALVSLQNYNREANRWLILALASGALLLLIRVVSAYPNVAQTYTHLLLVPDFVMLLYAPMFYFYIRRLLFRPPRLPRRWWLHFVPAGIQLIVYLPFFFMELKPLQLRIVNHDPALQWVFQGVGAVAWAINLVYWIVCWRALRSYERRFTTEASHDQNLRYLNTVMAIQAVCLLLWFVVGLFIAAGSWFPLELSLIWRQSIDLIWLAFSTIPYFLGYFAIQQPEIFKMPAAGSIPLFEAQPEPEPTGGLLPDPVVQRPLTPPIIRQVQPEVVKIALAAPAENLLPYREQLDALMAEKKPYINAGLTLNELAAMLHISPHLLSRVINESYGKNFFDFVNSHRIEEFKRRYDDAQNRHYTLLGLAFDVGFNSKTAFNRAFKKITNQTPRDYFQEPRLEE is encoded by the coding sequence TTGGGGGCAATTACATCTTTTACTTCCGTTTCGGGCCTTGGTGCCCTGCTACGACTGGGCCTGATCTTGTGGCTAACCGGCTCAGGATCATGGACCCTGGCGCAGGTACGGGTCGAGGTAGTGGCGTATCCGCCCATACCCGACTCGGTGCAGCGGCTGTTTATGGCCTGCGATTTCAACAACTGGACACCCGGCGACCCCCGGTTTGAGCTTCGGCGACAACCGAACGGCCATTACGTGCTCAACCTGCCCCAAACGCCCCCCCGGTTTGAATACAAATTTACGCGGGGTTACTGGGCCCTGGCCGAAGGAACGGCTACCGGTGGCAACCGTCCCAACCGTACCTACAACGTAGCCACAGCCGAATTACCCGGCCGGATTGTGGCGCAGATTGCCGGGTGGGAAGCCACCCCGACCTACCAGTTTATCATCACCGATATTCCGCCCAACACCCCGCACGATGCGGCCCTGTACATTTCGGGCAACTTTAACAACTGGAACTCCGGCGACGAGCTATTTCGGCTCCGGCGGCACATTGATGGGTCATACCGGGTGACAGTTGCCACCGACCTCGACCGGATCGAGTACAAGTTTACGCGGGGTACCTGGCCCAGTGTGGAAGGCACCGGCAGCGGGCGGGCCCGGCCCAACCGGGTGCTGTTTCGCAGTAGTCAGAATACCTCGGAGCCTATTCGGTTGCAGATTGCCAGTTGGGAAGACTTGTCGGGCTCGTTCAACTTCTTCTCCATCTACGACCTGCTGCTCCTGTTTTCGGCCTTCCAGAGCGTGCTGCTGATTATTGCCCTTGTTTCGTTGCAGAACTACAACCGGGAGGCCAACCGCTGGCTTATTCTGGCCCTGGCTTCGGGGGCCCTGCTGTTGCTCATTCGGGTCGTGAGCGCCTACCCCAACGTCGCCCAGACCTACACGCATCTGCTGCTGGTGCCTGATTTTGTGATGCTGCTCTACGCACCGATGTTCTATTTCTACATCCGTCGGTTGCTGTTTCGGCCACCCCGCCTGCCACGCCGGTGGTGGCTGCACTTTGTACCGGCCGGCATTCAACTCATTGTGTACCTGCCGTTTTTCTTCATGGAATTGAAACCATTGCAGTTACGGATCGTCAACCACGACCCGGCTCTGCAATGGGTATTTCAGGGCGTGGGGGCCGTGGCCTGGGCCATCAATCTGGTGTACTGGATTGTGTGCTGGCGGGCCTTACGCAGTTACGAGCGCCGGTTTACTACCGAGGCCTCGCACGATCAGAATTTACGGTACCTCAACACGGTAATGGCTATTCAGGCGGTTTGCCTGCTGCTCTGGTTTGTGGTGGGGCTGTTCATTGCAGCGGGTAGCTGGTTTCCGCTCGAACTGAGCCTGATCTGGCGGCAGAGCATCGACCTGATCTGGCTGGCGTTCTCCACGATTCCGTACTTTCTGGGGTACTTCGCCATCCAGCAACCCGAAATTTTTAAGATGCCCGCAGCCGGGTCTATTCCGCTGTTTGAAGCCCAACCTGAGCCAGAACCGACGGGGGGCCTCCTCCCCGATCCGGTGGTGCAACGGCCGTTGACCCCGCCTATTATCCGGCAGGTACAGCCCGAAGTGGTCAAAATAGCGTTGGCGGCTCCGGCGGAAAACCTCCTGCCCTACCGCGAACAACTCGATGCTCTGATGGCCGAGAAAAAGCCGTACATCAACGCCGGGCTGACCCTCAACGAGCTGGCCGCCATGCTGCACATTTCTCCGCACCTGCTCTCACGGGTGATCAACGAAAGCTACGGTAAAAACTTCTTCGACTTTGTGAACTCCCACCGCATTGAGGAGTTCAAACGCCGATACGACGACGCCCAGAACCGACACTATACCCTGCTTGGGCTGGCGTTCGACGTGGGCTTCAATTCCAAAACGGCGTTCAACCGAGCCTTTAAAAAAATTACCAACCAAACCCCGCGCGACTACTTTCAGGAGCCGCGCCTGGAGGAATAA